From a region of the Helianthus annuus cultivar XRQ/B chromosome 5, HanXRQr2.0-SUNRISE, whole genome shotgun sequence genome:
- the LOC110941191 gene encoding protein AGENET DOMAIN (AGD)-CONTAINING P1 isoform X1 — translation MSTFNKGDKLEILRTTTTNTTPAWFPATVIDSPSPSGTLHVKFTTLFVEKDRKNGTRKRKKIKDYVSVTAGVIRRVPPPEPHRRFVVGEEVEVLYGCGWRRAVVKEVVEDGRCTVVVGGAVEVVVENRNVRVCCSTASGFDSQQEKSTDELVLQSPKPTKLRIICSKQNSKAAIFQKGARVEARSYEEGYHGARYVATVIGTVGEAKFLVQYDTLTTDDQMQPLVEMVHVSNIRPLPPIIRREHRFNMLEEVDAWYHDGWWVGAVTKVLANLKYVVFFWTTNEELELHHLDLRSHQELINDKWVASFSRPKVAENPRLEKMKLQTGRRKLMMDLLCGLNVEIAHGAGRFLSTWYPAVILERVSSKKYLVGYRTLKPRNGPEHVEEVDVSCIRPSPPIIQQAYQFKPGDAVDAWVVNGWCIGQIRTTMNFKYEVYFWATDSVVEFQHAYLRPHQDFINGAWLGSYIKQE, via the exons ATGTCCACCTTCAACAAAGGTGACAAACTCGAAATCCTcagaaccaccaccaccaacaccactCCGGCATGGTTTCCGGCAACCGTAATCGACTCACCATCTCCCTCCGGCACCCTGCACGTCAAGTTCACAACATTATTCGTCGAAAAGGACCGTAAGAACGGGACACGAAAAAGGAAGAAGATCAAAGATTACGTCAGCGTAACCGCCGGCGTCATACGCCGGGTTCCGCCGCCGGAGCCGCACCGGCGGTTTGTGGTTGGGGAAGAGGTGGAGGTGCTGTACGGCTGCGGGTGGCGGAGAGCGGTGGTGAAGGAGGTGGTGGAGGATGGTAGGTGtacggtggtggttggtggtgcGGTGGAGGTTGTGGTGGAGAATCGGAATGTTAGGGTTTGTTGTTCTACTGCTTCTGGTTTTGATTCACAGCAG GAAAAGTCAACTGATGAATTGGTTTTGCAATCCCCAAAGCCAACAAAGTTGAGAATTATATGTAGTAAACAGAATTCAAAAGCTGCTATCTTCCAAAAGGGTGCTCGAGTGGAGGCTAGATCCTACGAAGAAGGTTACCATGGTGCAAGGTATGTTGCCACAGTTATCGGAACGGTAGGCGAAGCCAAATTTCTGGTGCAATACGACACACTGACAACAGATGACCAGATGCAACCGCTTGTTGAAATGGTTCATGTTTCAAACATTAGGCCGCTTCCACCAATAATCCGTCGAGAACATCGTTTTAACATGCTTGAAGAAGTGGATGCATGGTATCATGATGGATGGTGGGTGGGTGCTGTTACAAAAGTTCTTGCTAATTTAAAGTACGTTGTCTTCTTCTGGACAACCAATGAGGAACTTGAGTTGCATCATTTGGACCTAAGATCCCATCAAGAATTGATCAACGACAAGTGGGTTGCTTCTTTTTCG AGACCAAAAGTTGCTGAAAATCCTAGACTTGAAAAAATGAAGTTACAAACAGGTAGAAGAAAATTAATGATGGATCTTTTATGTGGACTGAATGTAGAAATAGCACATGGCGCAGGAAGGTTTCTGAGTACTTGGTACCCTGCGGTAATTCTCGAGCGAGTTTCTAGCAAAAAGTATTTGGTGGGATATCGAACACTAAAACCGAGGAACGGGCCTGAACATGTTGAAGAGGTGGATGTGTCGTGCATAAGGCCTTCACCGCCTATAATCCAACAGGCTTATCAGTTTAAACCGGGCGATGCAGTTGATGCTTGGGTTGTTAACGGGTGGTGCATCGGGCAAATCCGCACAACTATGAACTTCAAGTATGAGGTTTATTTTTGGGCTACAGATAGTGTGGTTGAATTTCAACATGCATATTTGAGGCCACATCAAGACTTTATTAATGGAGCATGGCTTGGAAGTTATATAAAGCAGGAATGA
- the LOC110941191 gene encoding protein AGENET DOMAIN (AGD)-CONTAINING P1 isoform X2, whose amino-acid sequence MSTFNKGDKLEILRTTTTNTTPAWFPATVIDSPSPSGTLHVKFTTLFVEKDRKNGTRKRKKIKDYVSVTAGVIRRVPPPEPHRRFVVGEEVEVLYGCGWRRAVVKEVVEDGRCTVVVGGAVEVVVENRNVRVCCSTASGFDSQQEKSTDELVLQSPKPTKLRIICSKQNSKAAIFQKGARVEARSYEEGYHGARYVATVIGTVGEAKFLVQYDTLTTDDQMQPLVEMVHVSNIRPLPPIIRREHRFNMLEEVDAWYHDGWWVGAVTKVLANLKYVVFFWTTNEELELHHLDLRSHQELINDKWVASFSK is encoded by the exons ATGTCCACCTTCAACAAAGGTGACAAACTCGAAATCCTcagaaccaccaccaccaacaccactCCGGCATGGTTTCCGGCAACCGTAATCGACTCACCATCTCCCTCCGGCACCCTGCACGTCAAGTTCACAACATTATTCGTCGAAAAGGACCGTAAGAACGGGACACGAAAAAGGAAGAAGATCAAAGATTACGTCAGCGTAACCGCCGGCGTCATACGCCGGGTTCCGCCGCCGGAGCCGCACCGGCGGTTTGTGGTTGGGGAAGAGGTGGAGGTGCTGTACGGCTGCGGGTGGCGGAGAGCGGTGGTGAAGGAGGTGGTGGAGGATGGTAGGTGtacggtggtggttggtggtgcGGTGGAGGTTGTGGTGGAGAATCGGAATGTTAGGGTTTGTTGTTCTACTGCTTCTGGTTTTGATTCACAGCAG GAAAAGTCAACTGATGAATTGGTTTTGCAATCCCCAAAGCCAACAAAGTTGAGAATTATATGTAGTAAACAGAATTCAAAAGCTGCTATCTTCCAAAAGGGTGCTCGAGTGGAGGCTAGATCCTACGAAGAAGGTTACCATGGTGCAAGGTATGTTGCCACAGTTATCGGAACGGTAGGCGAAGCCAAATTTCTGGTGCAATACGACACACTGACAACAGATGACCAGATGCAACCGCTTGTTGAAATGGTTCATGTTTCAAACATTAGGCCGCTTCCACCAATAATCCGTCGAGAACATCGTTTTAACATGCTTGAAGAAGTGGATGCATGGTATCATGATGGATGGTGGGTGGGTGCTGTTACAAAAGTTCTTGCTAATTTAAAGTACGTTGTCTTCTTCTGGACAACCAATGAGGAACTTGAGTTGCATCATTTGGACCTAAGATCCCATCAAGAATTGATCAACGACAAGTGGGTTGCTTCTTTTTCG AAATAG